Proteins found in one Malassezia vespertilionis chromosome 5, complete sequence genomic segment:
- a CDS encoding uncharacterized protein (COG:C; EggNog:ENOG503P8K8) produces MWAARHLYAQGRIAQRFYSTAKPHITMFTGTDCQLCEEAREVLASVATPFSLSLYNIRDDAAPNAAYWRRKYQYDIPVLHVRWEEPADAYDVGSESHRASAGKALL; encoded by the exons ATGTGGGCGGCACGGCACTTGTATGCGCAAGGCCGTATTGCCCAGCGTTTCTATAGCACTGCAAAGCCGCACATTACCATGTTTACCGGCACAGACTGTCAGCTGTGCGAGGAGGCAAGAGAAGTTTTGGCGTCGGTGGCTACGCCATTCTCGCTCTCGCTGTACAATAtccgcgacgatgcggcgccgaaTGCAGCGTACTGGCGCCGCAAGTATCAGTACGATATTCCCGTGTTGCACGTCCGGTGGGAGGAGCCGGCCGATGCGTACGATGTCGGCTCAG AAAGCCATcgagcaagcgctggcAAAGCGCTCTTGTAG
- a CDS encoding uncharacterized protein (TransMembrane:4 (i7-29o97-120i127-152o178-201i); EggNog:ENOG503PKW6; COG:S) yields MCRSSFVLQLMNCVSVPYITGLYFLRFLIPNSTGDVISDEIRFGTWGLCYGDSTLNNGWHCSSADLGYRQKEFGNLTRSVGGSAGGLGLHEPFLHNLPYALVLQAISAGFTGIAAGAGLLAICSHTLLFTLAAFWAAILTIATLVIELILFINAHEKLTDSAPPEWQGRLRADYGPALWMQVAATAAVIVGFLLLFLSWILNRPEKHASHAVAPLPTSNMYQKQHEPYGYDAPANRYDNYGAAQYQEPVVPGPPPVTTASAGRAYEQPYVSNAGAAARPNLVYDPAAAGSKPGKRISRQPEDPQRRRHSHRRSQHDALDDSAKEAHRKSRDIDQAYLHGNTGTLSRHASGDIRRRSYDPYLQSAGQYEMDIPSRSVSRLHPALDYYADQYQSSGDLRWKRYSDRGVW; encoded by the exons ATGTGTC GATCGTCGTTCGTGCTACAGCTGATGAACTGTGTCAGCGTCCCCTACATCACCGGGCTCTATTTCCTGCGCTTTTTAATTCCAAATAGTACAGGCGACGTTATTTCAGACGAGATACGGTTCGGGACGTGGGGTTTGTGTTACGGAGATAGCACGCTCAATAACGGGTGGCACTGCAGTAGCGCAGACCTTGGATACCGCCAAAAGGAGTTTGGCAACCTCACGCGCTCCGTGGGTGGCTCCGCCGGCGGTCTTGGTCTTCACGAGCCTTTTCTTCACAACTTGCCATACGCCCTTGTTCTCCAGGCCATCTCCGCTGGCTTTACGGGGATTGCCGCGGGTGCTGGCCTTCTGGCCATTTGCTCTCATACGCTCCTTTTCACACTCGCTGCATTTTGGGCGGCGATTTTGACCATTGCTACGCTGGTCATTGAGCTCATTCTTTTTATCAATGCGCACGAGAAGCTGACCGATTCAGCTCCGCCAGAGTGGCAAGGGCGGCTGAGAGCCGACTACGGACCTGCGCTCTGGATGCAGGTCGCAGCGACCGCAGCCGTGATTGTCGGCTTCTTACTCCTTTTCCTGTCGTGGATTTTGAACAGGCCCGAAAAGCATGCTTCGCACGCCGTTGCGCCGTTGCCTACGTCGAACATGTACCAAAAACAGCACGAGCCGTATGGCTACGATGCACCAGCAAACCGCTACGACAATtatggcgccgcgcaataCCAAGAGCCTGTTGTCCCTGGTCCTCCGCCAGTTACAACGGCAagcgccgggcgcgccTATGAACAGCCGTATGTGAGCAAtgccggcgctgctgcgcgccccAACTTGGTATACGATcctgccgctgctggcAGCAAGCCGGGAAAGCGCATATCCCGTCAGCCCGAGGATCCGCAACGCCGACGACACAGTCACAGGCGCAGTCAGCACGATGCGTTGGACGATAGTGCCAAGGAAGCGCACCGCAAAAGCCGCGATATCGACCAAGCGTACTTGCACGGGAATACAGGCACGCTTTCGCGCCACGCGAGCGGCGATATCCGTCGTCGCAGCTACGATCCTTACCTGCAAAGTGCGGGCCAATACGAGATGGATATACCTTCGCGGAGTGTCTCCAGGTTGCACCCAGCACTCGACTATTATGCGGACCAATACCAAAGCAGTGGCGACCTGCGATGGAAGCGGTATAGCGACCGCGGCGTTTGGTAG
- the CDC60 gene encoding leucine--tRNA ligase (antiSMASH:Cluster_1; EggNog:ENOG503NUN2; COG:J; BUSCO:EOG092601KZ) — MSAKTNATAAPIKLENTSKRDFLRDLEVKYQHEWIANHVFDVDSPTNDTASRELSPEELRKKYPKFFATIPYAYMNGSLHLGHAFTLSKAEFATGYERMIGKRALFPWAFHVTGMPIRAAADKLIREIEMFGEDFSRYDAQAEADEAASAEAASAQRVDKATKGKLAGKSTGLKYQFQIMLNSGVPLEEIKCFADPYYWLHYFPPIAKRDCNSFGLRIDWRRAFMTTDVNPYYDSFVRWQVNKLRAMNKIKFGERYTIFSPKDGQPCMDHDRSEGEGLGPQEYTGLKMQVVQWSKDAAPILDAQLAGKNVYLVAATLRPETMYGQTNCYVGPKLDYGAFAVNDKDVYVCTGRAARNFAFQGITDVRGKVDKLASIKGADLIGTLIKAPFSVHDEVYVLPMDTVLATKGTGVVTSVPSDSPDDYANLVELRKKAEFYKIDPMWVAKDLVPVIQTPGYSNMIAEDLVQKFKVQSPKDKNALAEAKDVAYKQGFYNGTMLVGSFKGEAVPEAKPKVQKELLDAGLAFAYAEPEGRIISRSADECVVALCDQWYLDYGEESWKAQAEKLLSRLNTFQPETRHSFEGVLGWLHQWACARSYGLGSKLPWDPQFLVESLSDSTIYMAYYTVAYQLQGGVEDGSKVGPLGVTPDALTDEVWDYILTDAPFPANAAIPFDKADQLRREFRYFYPMDLRSSGKDLINNHLTFCIYNHAAIFPEEHWPRAIRANGHLMLNGAKMSKSTGNTLSMAQATEKFGADASRVSLADAGDGIEDANFEEKTANANILRFHTLIDWCTDMMGKVKSGDLRTGPRDSFWDRMFENEMNAAIKATQDAYERAAYKEASKEGFYEFQSLRDLYREATADIGMHAELIELWVRNQALLIAPIAPHFSEHVYKVLLGNTDSVHNARFPSITAPEDAALTAAAKYVRDTIKTIRDAELAVTRKKVKGPAQQPKYDERKPKEVCIFVADAFPEWQDICVNAVQKHFDGASGMIDDAKVREEIAAAGLLKDKKAMPFVMAFKKRIAEFGPEMAFNRQLPFNETQTLQDALGYLKKTLHFSNVHIESATDALKRADDLQGRLGFDRNAVEGAEPGAPSFAFYNVE; from the exons ATGTCTGCAAAGACGAATGcgaccgcggcgccgaTCAAACTCGAAAACACGTCCAagcgcgactttttgcgcgaccTGGAAGTAAAGTACCAGCACGAATGGATTGCAAATCATGTGTTTGACGTGGACTCGCCTACCAACGACACCGCTTCTCGCGAGCTGAGTcccgaggagctgcgcaagaaatATCCGAAATTCTTCGCCACGATTCCGTACGCGTACATGAACGGTAGCTTGCATCTTGGCCACGCGTTTACGCTCTCCAAGGCCGAATTCGCCACTGGGTACGAGCGCATGATTGGAAAACGTGCGCTGTTTCCTTGGGCCTTTCATGTTACCGGCATGccgatccgcgccgcggcggacAAGCTCATTCGCGAGATTGAAATGTTTGGCGAGGACTTTTCTCGCTACGACGCACAGGCCGAGGCCGACGAGGCCGCTTCTGCAGAAGCAGCGAGTGCTCAGCGTGTAGACAAGGCGACGAAAGGCAAACTCGCCGGGAAGAGCACGGGTCTCAAGTACCAGTTCCAGATCATGCTCAacagcggcgtgccgctcgaGGAGATCAAGTGCTTTGCCGACCCTTACTACTGGCTGCACTACTTTCCTCCcattgccaagcgcgactGCAACAGCTTTGGCTTGCGTATCGattggcgccgcgcgtttATGACCACCGACGTGAACCCCTACTATGACTCGTTCGTCCGCTGGCAAGTAAACAAGCTCCGTGCGATGAACAAGATCAAGTTTGGCGAGCGATACACCATTTTTTCGCCCAAAGATGGCCAGCCATGCATGGATCACGACCGATCGGAGGGCGAAGGCCTTGGGCCCCAGGAATACACTGGCCTCAAGATGCAGGTCGTGCAATGGAGCAAAGACGCCGCACCGATACTcgacgcacagctcgccggCAAGAATGTGTACCTTGTCGCTGCCACCTTGCGTCCCGAGACCATGTACGGCCAGACGAACTGCTACGTCGGGCCCAAGCTGGACTACGGTGCATTTGCTGTGAACGACAAGGATGTGTATGTGTGCActgggcgcgctgcgcgcaactTTGCCTTCCAGGGTATCACCGATGTGCGCGGCAAAGTAGACAAGCTCGCGTCGATCAAAGGCGCAGACCTGATCGGTACGTTGATCAAGGCGCCCTTCTCGGTGCATGACGAGGTGTACGTCCTCCCAATGGACACCGTTCTTGCGACCAAAGGCACTGGTGTCGTCACCAGTGTTCCCTCCGACTCTCCCGACGACTATGCAAaccttgtcgagctccGCAAAAAAGCCGAATTCTACAAGATCGATCCCATGTGGGTAGCCAAGGACCTCGTGCCAGTGATCCAAACGCCGGGGTACAGCAATATGATCGCCGAGGATCTCGTCCAAAAGTTCAAGGTACAGAGTCCCAAAGACAAGAACGCACTTGCGGAGGCAAAAGACGTGGCGTACAAGCAAGGCTTTTACAACGGCACCATGCTGGTCGGCAGCTTCAAAGGTGAGGCTGTGCCGGAGGCCAAGCCCAAGGTGCAAAAAGAGCTTCTCGACGCAGGCCTTGCATTTGCGTACGCCGAGCCAGAAGGCCGCATTATcagccgcagcgccgacgagTGTGTCGTGGCGCTCTGCGACCAATGGTACTTGGACTACGGCGAAGAAAGCTGGAAAGCACAGGCGGAGAAGCTGCTTTCGCGCCTGAATACCTTCCAGCCCGAGACGCGCCACTCTTTTGAAGGTGTGCTTGGCTGGCTGCACCAGTGGGCCTGCGCGCGTTCCTACGGCCTCGGCTCCAAATTGCCGTGGGATCCGCAGTTTTTGGTGGAGAGCTTGAGCGACTCGACCATTTACATGGCCTACTACACGGTTGCCTACCAATTGCAAGGCGGTGTGGAAGACGGCAGCAAGGTTGGGCCGCTCGGCGTCACGCCCGATGCACTCACCGACGAGGTGTGGGACTATATTCTCACCGATGCGCCGTTCCCTGCAAATGCTGCCATCCCCTTTGACAAGGCCGaccagctgcgccgcgaatTTCGCTACTTTTACCCCATGGACCTGCGCTCTTCGGGCAAGGATTTGATCAACAACCACTTGACTTTTTGCATCTACAACCACGCCGCCATCTTCCCCGAGGAGCACtggccgcgcgccattCGTGCAAACGGCCATTTGATGCTGAACGGCGCAAAAATGTCCAAGAGCACGGGCAATACGCTCTCCATGGCGCAAGCGACCGAGAAGTTTGGCGCggatgcatcgcgcgtcAGTTTGGCTGACGCTGGCGACGGAATCGAGGACGCCAACTTTGAGGAAAAAACGGCCAATGCCAACATCCTGCGGTTCCATACCCTGATTGACTGGTGCACAGATATGATGGGCAAGGTAAAAAGTGGAGATTTGCGCACAGGTCCGCGCGACTCTTTCTGGGACCGCATGTTTGAGAACGAGATGAATGCGGCGATTAAAGCGACGCAGGACGCGTACGAACGCGCAGCGTACAAAGAGGCCTCAAAAGAAGGGTTCTACGAGTTCCAGTCTTTGCGTGACTTGTACCGCGAAGCGACGGCCGATATCGGCATGCATGCAGAGCTCATCGAGCTCTGGGTCCGGAACCAGGCGCTGCTGATTGCGCCtattgcgccgcactttAGCGAGCATGTGTACAAGGTGCTCCTGGGAAACACCGACTCGgtgcacaatgcgcgcttccCCAGCATCACCGCGCCGgaggatgcagcgctcacGGCCGCGGCAAAATACGTGCGCGACACCATCAAGACCATtcgcgacgccgagcttgccgtgACGCGGAAAAAGGTTAAAGGGCCCGCACAGCAGCCCAAGtacgacgagcgcaagccCAAGGAGGTGTGCATTTTTGTCGCAGATGCATTCCCAGAGTGGCAGGATATTTGCGTGAACGCGGTGCAGAAGCACTTTGACGGTGCATCGGGCATGATTGACGacgccaaggtgcgcgaAGAGATTGCCGCGGCTGGCTTGCTCAAAGACAAGAAGGCGATGCCTTTTGTCATGGCATTCAAGAAGCGCATTGCCGAGTTCGGTCCCGAGATGGCGTTCAACCGCCAGCTGCCGTTCAACGAAACGCAAACGCtgcaggatgcgctcggcTACCTGAAAAAGACACTCCACTTTTCCAATGTACACATCGAAAGCGCCACGGACGCGCTGAAGCGTGCTGACGATCTGCAAGGCAGGCTGGGATTCGACCGCAATGCGGTAGAAGGAGCCGAACCTGGCGCAC CCTCCTTTGCCTTTTACAATGTCGAGTAG
- the SRB8 gene encoding RNA polymerase II mediator complex subunit (antiSMASH:Cluster_1; COG:K; TransMembrane:1 (o875-896i); EggNog:ENOG503NVBZ), whose protein sequence is MAEHGPMLEPYTLAAPPWRPSMHTDVSLGYPGIWAPTQAEELTSQAVRSGVTFVPPVLNESTSVQEQIYERLSRPGSIHLLNTLVNGVRDVRRARRAADITAHEFRLPPRVTLNDGKLAAYVRALSDPLVPLAHLARGLPYGFRGMKLLDMLWQGPQPEVGVASWRQNYTGQGIPIPRAMWFIHAIGACEVQTQKCSAVHYTEDWTAAVLAWLTQQLDVLPHDEAAEQGAIPGVQDASVVHWTNKWSYALALVQAMRSDSLLADDAYLRWVVTQLHASQGCTRACMLQIVCTVYKDLLARACLGVNLIAALSTPHTSPTRAWFAEQEASLLRRCYETEPRAFVGMHLWTPTSRLPVLLGTLEAPFYPPEAAQSRLLEGALAPLLASSRTDSAVAWDAVAIHLLDTGEQDTTTLFLRYFLPPGMLPDVERRVSLLLTWACTLDRDYPGRVYIAVELVRLFDACQNNRLVLHDGRHVAWPAQRYALFDTIARWIDTIESADAPAHANAELGALSLPSVARLLGALCSANLFSFVRFFQRLQLRGTVCLETDAPRTQRTRTHIHARIFCSMPIHHVSDTVVQQRRVAIYGQCAAQSYEEATEQRAFREVSQTFPWLCHALPEEEHIASPASAPPPSPAAMAPPDMPALPASPSFPDNASPVLDALQLRQKVPYLLSASPYVQDRIAQRIGPVLTSETARAPTADEFCEIASMLCAIEALSTLANLCLALLDRHVEPSCVVSVCHILAAHSRTWDALRITDALAAHVAPHAVHDSSAPGTSVRVVHSRGRSMAVASARGALNAMGRGDLEEKLMPARPVHATMLAAAHAPSRALLCGTSGEALDAACAALLATVPLDDAPNALWQHALDMASAPDAQPFSPAIVACIAAVAGAAGVRLAVRDWIRKRYALDGGAAAPASTAWCALVAGMVRFGHLELDSLLHTLSDFVAEHRDATTHMFWSACVALSDTLFCAHSSSACGIATVGVATWHDLVLQRDMLVRRNALMPWVLAVRHAPSLAARLAPHAEWLRLQWRTHPGAFLHGTDAASEHVLRAAHVWSASVLLRHGTPDQIADALERVSPCDAAWSLAELRLVLDTVEPARLAELVESLMPCLLPAPAALQGARDELLFGFGAQRMVHDALASTALRRWVAAPDEEQGAVYIHAMVRLAHAWRGELYCDEAILLDALRALDKALDAAHEPLAVLLFVLRCDAWRANGVFSQALRAALLQLLPRLLRLCEEAGGAMAELLEACTVQVELAVGAEALAAWLPTAPHVPPRLQRLVEHASLPLHAWQRFDALGNPPPPPTRDPWAVPLENCGALPLEVCDTCKTRDGVPNTGERSAPPLWLTSEQTYGDMDNMPLGAQTIASRATLQDGMKRARYV, encoded by the coding sequence ATGGCCGAGCATGGACCCATGCTGGAGCCATacacgctcgccgcgccgccatggcgccCATCTATGCATACGGATGTGTCCTTAGGGTATCCCGGAATCTGGGCTCCCACACAGGCGGAAGAACTCACTTCACaggcggtgcgcagcggcgtcaCTTTTGTGCCGCCCGTACTGAACGAATCGACGAGTGTGCAGGAGCAGATCTACGAGCGATTATCACGTCCGGGCTCTATACACCTGCTCAATACGCTAGTGAATGGCGTGCGTGAtgtgcggcgtgcgcggcgtgcggcagATATCACCGCGCACGAATTTCgcctgccgccgcgcgtgaCGCTAAACGACGGCAAACTTGCCGCGTACGTCCGCGCACTTTCGGATCCccttgtgccgctcgcgcacctgGCACGGGGCCTGCCGTATGGATTTCGCGGAATGAAGCTACTGGACATGCTCTGGCAGGGGCCGCAGCCCGAGGTGGGCGTCGCTTCTTGGCGCCAAAACTATACTGGCCAAGGCATTCCCATCCCACGGGCCATGTGGTTCATTCACGCCATTGGCGCATGCGAGGTGCAGACACAAAAATGCAGCGCGGTGCACTATACGGAGGATTGGAccgccgccgtgcttgcgtggctcacgcagcagctcgacgtCCTTCCGCACGACGAAGCGGCGGAACAAGGCGCGATTCCCGGCGTACAAGACGCGTCTGTAGTGCATTGGACCAACAAGTGGTCGTATGCGCTAGCACTTGTTcaagcgatgcgctctgATTCGTTGCtcgccgacgatgcgtACTTGCGCTGGGTAGTgacgcagctgcacgcatcGCAGGGATGTACGCGCGCCTGTATGCTTCAGATCGTATGCACTGTGTACAAAGATCTAttggcgcgtgcgtgccTTGGTGTGAATCTCATCGCGGCACTCTCTACGCCGCACACGTCGCCCACGCGCGCATGGTTCGCAGAACAAGAGGCCAGTCTCCTCCGGCGATGCTACGAAACGGAGCCGCGTGCGTTTGTGGGCATGCATCTGTGGACGCCAACGTCGCGCTTGCCCGTCCTGCTTGGGACGCTGGAAGCGCCATTCTACCCCCCCGAGGCAGCGCAAAGCCGGCTGCTCGAAGGCGCACTCGCGCCACTCCTTGCATCCTCTCGCACGGACAGCGCAGTGGCGTGGGATGCCGTCGCGATCCACTTGCTCGACACGGGCGAGCAAGACACGACCACACTCTTTCTGCGCTACTTTCTTCCGCCTGGTATGCTGCCAGAcgtggagcggcgcgtctcgcTCCTTCTCACATGGGCGTGCACGCTTGATCGCGATTATCCCGGGCGCGTATACATTGCCGTCGAGCTGGTGCGCCTTTTTGACGCGTGCCAAAACAACCGGCTTGTTTTGCACGACGGGCGCCACGTTGCATGGCCGGCCCAGCGCTATGCGCTATTTGACACCATTGCACGCTGGATAGACACGATCGAGTCTGCAGAcgcgccagcgcatgcaaacgccgagctcggcgcgctctctttgccgagcgtTGCACGCTTGCtgggcgcgctgtgcagcgccaatCTCTTTAGTTTTGTCCGCTTCttccagcgcctgcagctgcgcggcaccgTGTGCTTGGAAacggatgcgccgcgcacgcagcgcaccagGACACAcatccacgcgcgcatctTTTGCAGCATGCCCATCCACCACGTCTCGGACACGGTagtgcagcagcgccgcgttgcCATTTACggccagtgcgccgcgcagtcgTACGAAGAAGCGacagagcagcgcgcatttcgcGAGGTATCGCAAACATTTCCATGGCTGTGCCATGCTCTTCCCGAGGAAGAGCACATCGCGTCGCCCGCCTCGGCCCCGCCACCGTCGCCAGCGGCCATGGCACCACCAGACATGCCCGCCCTTCCAGCGTCCCCATCGTTTCCCGACAACGCATCGCCTGTGttggatgcgctgcagctgcggcagaAAGTGCCGTACTTGCTCTCTGCATCGCCGTACGTCCAGGACAGGATAgcacagcgcatcggcCCCGTGCTCACCAGCGAAacagcacgcgcgcccACAGCCGACGAATTTTGCGAGATTGCCTCGATGCTGTGCGCTATCGAAGCACTTTCCACGCTGGCAAACCTATGCCTCGCACTGCTCGACCGCCACGTCGAGCCTTCGTGCGTGGTGAGTGTATGCCATATCCTTGCCGCACACAGCCGCACTTGggatgcattgcgcatcaccgatgcactcgccgcgcacgtagcgccgcacgccgtgcacgaTAGCTCTGCGCCCGGCACATCTGTGCGCGTCGTCCACTCCCGCGGACGGAGCATGGCCGTGGCGTCGGCGCGGGGTGCGTTGAATGCCATGGGGCGCGGCGACCTAGAAGAAAAGCTGATGCCTGCGCGGCCCGTGCATGCGACAATGCTGgccgcagcacacgcaccgaGTCGGGCGCTACTTTGCGGCACAAGTGGTGAAGCactcgacgctgcgtgtgccgcgctcttggccaccgtgccgctcgacgatgcgcccaATGCGCTCTGGCAGCACGCCTTGGACATGGCCAGTGCGCCGGACGCACAGCCATTTTCGCCCGCGATTGTcgcgtgcattgccgcggttgcgggcgctgcaggcgtcCGTCTTGCGGTGCGCGACTGGATACGCAAGCGGTACGCTCTGGAcggtggcgcggcggcaccggCATCGACGGCATGGTGCGCCTTGGTCGCTGGCATGGTGCGCTTTGGTCATTTGGAGCTCGATTCCCTCCTGCACACGCTCTCTGATTTTGTGGCAGAgcaccgcgacgcgacCACACACATGTTTTGGTCCGCGTGTGTTGCGCTGTCAGACACGCTGTTCTGTGCACATTCGAGCTCGGCATGTGGCATCGCCACGGTGGGCGTCGCGACGTGGCACGATTTGGTGTTGCAGCGCGATatgcttgtgcggcgcaatgcgctgaTGCCGTGGGTGCTCGCGgtgcgccatgcgccaagccttgcagcgcgccttgcgccgcacgccgagTGGCTACGCCTGCAGTGGCGCACCCACCCTGGTGCATTTTTGCACGGCACCGACGCAGCGTCCGAGCATGtattgcgcgccgcgcacgttTGGAGCGCGTCTGTGCTTTTGCGGCATGGGACGCCGGACCAGATTGCagacgcgctggagcgtGTGAGCCCTTGTGACGCTGCGTGGtcgcttgccgagctgcgcttggTACTGGACACGGTCGagccggcgcgccttgcggaGCTCGTCGAGTCGTTGATGCCGTGCCTTTtgcctgcgcctgccgcgctgcaaggcgcgcgcgacgagctttTGTTTGGGTTTggcgcccagcgcatggtgcacgacgcgctcgcaagcaccgcgctccGGCGCTGGGTTGCGGCGCCGGACGAGGAACAAGGCGCCGTTTACATCCATGCGATGGTGCGCCTGGCCcatgcatggcgcggcgagctctACTGCGACGAGGCGATTttgctcgatgcgctgcgcgcgctcgacaaagCGCTCGATGCTGCACACGAGCCTTTGGCCGTGCTCTTGTTCGTGCTCCGCTGTgatgcatggcgcgcaaacgGTGTGTTTTCACAGGCGctccgtgcggcgctcttgcagctgcttcCGCGGCTTCTCCGCCTTTGCGAAGAggccggcggcgcaatggcggagctgctcgaggcgtGTACCGTGCAGGTGGAGCTTGCGgtcggcgccgaggcgctcgcagcgTGGCTGCCtactgcgccgcacgtccCGCCGCgattgcagcgcctcgtaGAGCACGCttcgctgccgctgcacgcatggcAGCGCTTTGACGCACTCGGCaatccgccgccgccccCGACGCGCGATCCGTGGGCCGTGCCGCTGGAGaattgcggcgcgcttccgcTGGAGGTGTGCGATACGTGCAAAACACGCGATGGCGTGCCCAACACGGGGGagcgctccgcgccgccccTGTGGCTCACGAGCGAACAGACGTACGGAGATATGGACAACATGCcccttggcgcgcagacgatcgcgtcgcgcgccacgctgcAGGATGGCATGAAACGTGCGCGGTATGTCTAG
- the ARC19 gene encoding Arp complex subunit (BUSCO:EOG09265CCT; EggNog:ENOG503NY5W; antiSMASH:Cluster_1; COG:Z) — MSNTLRPYLECVRASLTAALTLDNFASQIVERHNIPEIEAQSTPEVVLAPLTVSRNEHEVVLIEPSVNSVRLSIKIKQADEIEQILAHKFTRFLMQRAENFVILRRKPIPGFDISFLITNFNTETMLKHKLVDFIIQFMEEVDKEVSEMKLSLNARARIVAESYLGVVRTPVPNNSFK; from the exons ATG TCGAATACCTTGCGCCCGTATTTGGAATGCGTCCGTGCATCGCTAACGGCGGCACTTACGCTGGACAATTTTGCGTCGCAAATCGTTGAGCGGCACAATATCCCCGAGATCGAGGCGCAATCGACGCCCGAAGTGgtccttgcgccgctgacGGTGAGTCGTAACGAGCACGAAGTTGTGCTTATTGAGCCGTCCGTCAACAGCGTGCGTCTAAGCATCAAAATTAAGCAGGCCGACGAGATCGAGCAAATTCTCGCCCATAAGTTCACGCGTTTCctcatgcagcgcgcagaaaaCTTTGTCATTCTGCGGCGGAAACCCATCCCTGGCTTTGACATCAGCTTCCTAATCACCAACTTTAACACTGAAACCATGCTGAAGCACAAGCTGGTCGACTTTATTATACAGTTCATGGAGGAAGTCGACAAGGAGGTCAGCGAGATGAAACTAAGCTtgaatgcgcgcgcgcgcatcgttgCCGAATCCTATCTCGGTGTGGTACGTACGCCTGTGCCTAACAACAGTTTTAAATAG